The genomic window TGTCACGTACGAAAGCAGCCAACAACATCGCGCGCTGACTGCCGGTAACACCGTATACCAAATGATGACCGCCATTTGCAAATTTCTGCCTTAATTCCAAATTGTCCAGGATATCTGCGGACACAGTTTTCATATCGGCCAAAAGATCACCCCGCACATCCAGTTAATCCGGAACCGGTCCATTGAACGAAGCCATTGCCTGCTCAATCCCTTGCCCTGACCAGGTCAATACACCCTCCACAGCATGGTTGAGAACTTTATTTACAAGCGTAAGCTCATCAGGCTGAAAATTATCTAAAACAAAGTCACGAGGTATCAAATGAGAATCGGCGCCAATCCCTAAACGTAAACGGGCGAACTCCGCGGTACCAAGCGCATCAATTACCGATGCCAGCCCCTTTTGGCCGCCGGCGGAGCCCCGGGCACGAAATCGGACCACACCCAAATCCAGGGCAAGATCGTCACAAATAACCAGTATGTCCTCAAACGGGCAGTTTAATTCTTTAACGGCAGCCGCCACCGCTAAACCACTTAAATTCATATAGGTGTGAGGCTTGAGCAACCAAAACTCGGTCTCATTATATGTAGCGCGCGCAACGACTCCCCGCCAGCGCCTGCCTTGATCAGAGGCACGCAAACGACCAGCCAGGGCATCCACCGCCATAAACCCGTAATTATGCCGAGTCTTTATATAACGGGGTCCCGGATTGCCCAACCCGATAACCAACTTCATCTGAACTCCCCCTGTCAAAAAAAGGGCGCTGTTTGCGCCCTTATTCTTCGTCAGATTTAGTTTCTTCCGGAGCAGCTTCCACTTCGGCATCCGGCGCTTCTTCGGTGTCGCCCTCTTCCTCAGTCTCGAGGCGTGGCGCGGTTACCGAAACCACCACTTCGTCTGTTCCGGAAATAAACTCAACCCCATCGGGCAGCTGAACATCAGCGACGGTTTTGCTTGCTCCAATTTCCAAATCAGTGATGTCTAGCTCCAGCCACTTGGGCAGATTACCGGGCAGACAACGGATGTCAATCTCCCGCAATTGCTGCTGCAAGATACCGCCGGCTTTAACACCCTCGCTTTCACCGTTCAGGTGGACAGCGACCGTAGCATTGATGGGCTGACTCATATCAACCACATAAAAGTCCAGGTGGGTAAAGTGTCCCTTAATATTGTTGCGCTGCATATCCTTAATCATTACACTGTACTTTTCACTGCCGACCGAAAGCTCAAGTAATGAGTGGGCATTGCCACTATTGAATAGAGCAATCAGGTCAGACTCGGGAACGGTTATCGTACGGCTATCAACTCCCCGTCCGTAGAGAACTGCAGGAATCATTTTGTTATTGCGATCCTGGCGACTGGCGCCAGTGCCACTGTGTTTACGCTCTTGAGCCTTAAGTACTGGTTGTGCCATATTGGTTCCTCCTTGTGCCTAATTCCAGTTCAGTATACCCGTAACCCCCGGTAAAGTCAAACTCAGGTAAGGTCAAATAAAGTACTTATTGACAGATCCTCGTGTATGCGGATAATTGCGTTGGCTAACAGTTCCGCCACAGAGCAAATCTCCAGCGCCGGGAAATGTTTATCCTCGGGCAAATGAATTGTGTCGCAAACCACCAGTTCTGTAAGCGGCGCTTCCGTTAAACGTTGGATCGCGGGTCCGGAGAACACCGGATGCGTACAACAAGCATATACAGCTTTTGCGCCATGGTCCACCAAAGTTTGCGCTGCAAGTGAAATGGTGCCCGCAGTGTCGATGATATCATCCACCATAATTGCGCTCTTACCCTTGATATCACCGACTATATTCATGATTTCTGCCACGTTGGGCTGGGGTCTGCGCTTATCGATAATCGCAATGGGCACCTGCAGTCGTTCAGCCAGCTCCCGGGCTCGGCCAACACCACCGATGTCAGGCGAGACAACGACCATATCGTCTAAACCTTTACTAGCAAAATGTTCGGCCAGAAGCGGTACCGCTGTCATATGGTCCACGGGAATATCGAAAAATCCCTGTATAGCGCCTGCATGCAAGTCAATAGTAAGAAC from Bacillota bacterium includes these protein-coding regions:
- a CDS encoding aminoacyl-tRNA hydrolase, which translates into the protein MPKWKLLRKKLNLTKNKGANSALFLTGGVQMKLVIGLGNPGPRYIKTRHNYGFMAVDALAGRLRASDQGRRWRGVVARATYNETEFWLLKPHTYMNLSGLAVAAAVKELNCPFEDILVICDDLALDLGVVRFRARGSAGGQKGLASVIDALGTAEFARLRLGIGADSHLIPRDFVLDNFQPDELTLVNKVLNHAVEGVLTWSGQGIEQAMASFNGPVPD
- a CDS encoding 50S ribosomal protein L25, whose amino-acid sequence is MAQPVLKAQERKHSGTGASRQDRNNKMIPAVLYGRGVDSRTITVPESDLIALFNSGNAHSLLELSVGSEKYSVMIKDMQRNNIKGHFTHLDFYVVDMSQPINATVAVHLNGESEGVKAGGILQQQLREIDIRCLPGNLPKWLELDITDLEIGASKTVADVQLPDGVEFISGTDEVVVSVTAPRLETEEEGDTEEAPDAEVEAAPEETKSDEE
- a CDS encoding ribose-phosphate pyrophosphokinase encodes the protein MYYDRKLKIFSGSANRELAKAIAAKIETPLGDAKLGRFSDGEVRVQIGESVRGADVFVVQPTSAPANENLMELLVVIDALKRASAKRINAVIPYYGYARQDRKTRARDPITAKLVANLLTKAGADRVLTIDLHAGAIQGFFDIPVDHMTAVPLLAEHFASKGLDDMVVVSPDIGGVGRARELAERLQVPIAIIDKRRPQPNVAEIMNIVGDIKGKSAIMVDDIIDTAGTISLAAQTLVDHGAKAVYACCTHPVFSGPAIQRLTEAPLTELVVCDTIHLPEDKHFPALEICSVAELLANAIIRIHEDLSISTLFDLT